ATAGAATTACTGCTAGAATTAGATTCTCATTCCAAAGTTGAGGTGTATTGCGTGGTCGTGTTGCAAAAAAATTTAGAAGATTCTATGGTTAATTTCTTAGCCCCTTTAGTGTTTAATTCCAAAAACGGCTTTGGCGCTCAAGTGGCACTTTCTATGATGGATTATCCGGATTTTGGCTTTAGGGACCCCTTAAAAAGCTTTGTGATTCAAGAAAGAGAACGAGCTTAAAGGTTTTTAACATGAAATTCGCTCTTACAGGGGGAGGCACAGGGGGGCATCTCTCTATCGCTAAAGCCTTAGCCATAGAATTAGAAAAGCAAGGCATAGAGACTATTTATTTAGGCTCAACTTATGGGCAGGATAAAGAATGGTTTGAAAACAGCCCCCTGTTTAGCGAACGCTATTTTTTCAACACGCAAGGCGTGGTCAATAAAAGCTTCTTTAAAAAAATAGGCTCTTTATTCTTGCAAGCTAAAGCCGCTTTTAAGGCTAAAGAAATCTTAAAAAAACACCAGATCACGCACACCATTAGCGTGGGAGGATTTAGTGCAGGGCCTGCGAGTTTTGCAAGCTTGTTCAATAAAATACCCCTTTATATCCATGAGCAAAATGCGATTAAAGGCTCTCTTAATAGCTACCTTTCCCCTAAAGCTAAAGCGGTGTTTTCAAGCTATGCCTTTAAAGATAAGGGAAATCATGTTTTAACCTCCTATCCCGTGCAAAACGCTTTTTTTGATTTTGCTAGGACTCGCACTGAAATCAAGCATATTTTATTTTTAGGCGGTTCGCAAGGAGCCAAAGCGATCAATGAATTCGCTTTATTAAACGCTCCTAAACTCACCAAACAAGGGATTCAAATCACGCACATTTGCGGCTCCAATTCTTATGAAAAAGTGCGCTTTTTTTACCAGGAATTAGGGCTGTTGGATAAGGTAGAATTGTTTGCTTTCCACAACAACATCATAGAGGTCATGTGCAAGGCGGATTTGTGTGTGAGCAGATCCGGAGCGAGCAGCGTGTGGGAATTGTGCGCCAATGGCTTACCCACGATTTTTATCCCCTACCCTTTTGCGAGCAATAACCACCAGTATTACAATGTCTTAGAATTTGAAAAAGAAAACTTATGCTATGTCGTGCCTCAAAATGAATTATTGCCTAAAAAGCTCTTTGAAGTCATTAGAAAGCTCAACCAAAAAGACGAGCAAGACAATAAAAACCTCACCACTATCAGCAACAAATTGCAACAAAAAATCGCTAAAAACGGCGCAAAAACCATCATTGAAACGATTTTGAACACCTAAAATAGCCCATTTTAATCAACAATTAAGCGACTAACCATTAAACTTAAGCGATAAATAAAATAAAATTTAGGATAGCTCAAATCTTTTAAAAAGAAAAGGATAACCCCTTGCAAAACTTTGTTTTTAATAAAAAATGGCTTATCTATTCTAGCCTACTCCCCTTATTTTTTCTTAATCCCTTAGCGGCAGAAGATGATGGGTTTTTTATGGGGGTGAGTTATCAAACTTCTCTAGCCATTCAAAGGGTGGATAACTCAGGGCTTAACGCCAGTCAAGACGCATCCACCTACATCCGCCAAAACGCTATCGCTCTAGAATCTGCGGCAGTGCCTTTAGCCTATTATTTAGAAGCGATGGGGCAACAAACTAGAGTTTTAATGCAAATGCTCTGCCCTGATCCTTCTAAAAGATGTTTGCTTTATGCGGGGGGCTATCCTAAAGAAAATAACGGCGATACAGGCAACAACCCTCCAAGAGGCAATGTCAATGCCACCTTTGATATGCAATCTCTAGTCAATAATTTAGACAAGCTCACCCAACTCATCGGCGAGACTTTAATCCGTAACCCTGAAAATCTTTCTAACGCCAAAATCGTTAATATCAAATTTGGCAATCAAAGCACTGTTATTGCATTGCCTGAGGGTCTAGCCAATGTCATGAACGCTTTAAATGATGATATTACCAACGCTTTAACCACGCTCTGGTATAACCAAACCTTAACGGATAAATCTTTTAGCACCCCTAATGGCAGCCCTGTAAGTTTTAGCCCCGAAGTCTTGCAACACCTTTTACAAGACGGCTTAGCCACAGCAAGCAGTAATCAAACCATTTGCAGCAGTCAAAACCAATGCACCGCTACTAATGAAGCTAACTCTATCGCTCAAAACGCCCAAAACATCTTCCAGGCTTTAATGCAAGCAGGGATTTTAGGGGGCTTAGCCAATGAAAAGCAATTTGGCTTCACTTATAATAAAGCCCCTAATGGCAACAATTCCCAACAAGGCTACCAAAGCTTTAGCGGCCCGGGTTATTACACCAAAAATGACACTACGCAAGCGCCCTTAAAAGACTTACCCGCTGGAGCGACGATTGGATCAGGCAATGGCCAATACACCTACCACCCTAGCTCGGCAGTCTATTATTTAGCTGATAGCATCATCGCTAATGGCATCACCGCTTCTATGATTTTTTCAGGCATGCAAAACTTCGCCAATAAAGCCGCTAAACTGACAGGCACTTCAAGCTATAGCCAGATGCAAGATGCGATCAGCTATGGGGAAAGTTTGCTCAGTAACACCGCAGCGTATGGGGATTTTATCACTAATTGGGTCGCCCCCTATTTGGATTTGAATAATAAAGGTTTGAATTTCTTGCCTAGCTATGGAGAAAAAGCTAATACCAATAATGCAAACCCACAAAATCTAACCCCACAACAAGCCCAACAAGAGCAAAAAGTCATCATAAACCAACTAGAGCAAGCCACAAACGCCCCCACCACCGCACAAATAGACAAGATCTTAGCTAGCCCCTATTCCCCCACGGCAAAAACTTTAATGGCTTATGGGCTTTATCGCTCTAAAGAAGTGATTCATGGGGTGATTGATGAAATGCAAACTAAAGTGAATCAAGTCTATCAAATGGGCTTTGCTAGGAATTTTTTGGAACATAACTCTAATTCTAATAACATGAACGGCTTTGGCGTGAAAATGGGCTATAAGCAATTCTTTGGCAAAAAGCGCATGTTTGGGCTTAGGTATTATGGTTTTTATGATTTTGGTTACGCTCAATTTGGCACAGGATCTTCTTTAGTGAAAGCCACTCTCTCTAGCTATGGAGCAGGCACAGACTTTCTTCTTAATATTTTTACCCGAAAAAGGGGGACTGAAGCGATAGATATAGGTTTTTTTGCCGGCATCCAACTTGCAGGGCAAACCTGGAATACGAATTTTTTAAACCAGGTAGATGGCAACCATCTTAAGCCTAAGGACACTTCTTTCCAATTCCTTTTTGATTTAGGCATAAGGACTAATTTTTCCAAAATCGCTAATCAAAAAAGATCTCGTTTTTCTCAAGGGATAGAATTTGGCCTTAAAATACCGGTGCTTTATCACACCTATTACCAATCAGAAGGCGTTACAGCGAAGTATAGAAGAGCCTTTAGTTTTTATGTGGGCTACAACATAGGCTTTTGATTAAATAAA
This region of Helicobacter pylori genomic DNA includes:
- the fliW gene encoding flagellar assembly protein FliW, which encodes MNYFLKAPILGFEHINEVRLEKIDSLFSRLIGQTNSPMALDMVLVNPYCLREYSFVIPKYIELLLELDSHSKVEVYCVVVLQKNLEDSMVNFLAPLVFNSKNGFGAQVALSMMDYPDFGFRDPLKSFVIQERERA
- the murG gene encoding undecaprenyldiphospho-muramoylpentapeptide beta-N-acetylglucosaminyltransferase is translated as MKFALTGGGTGGHLSIAKALAIELEKQGIETIYLGSTYGQDKEWFENSPLFSERYFFNTQGVVNKSFFKKIGSLFLQAKAAFKAKEILKKHQITHTISVGGFSAGPASFASLFNKIPLYIHEQNAIKGSLNSYLSPKAKAVFSSYAFKDKGNHVLTSYPVQNAFFDFARTRTEIKHILFLGGSQGAKAINEFALLNAPKLTKQGIQITHICGSNSYEKVRFFYQELGLLDKVELFAFHNNIIEVMCKADLCVSRSGASSVWELCANGLPTIFIPYPFASNNHQYYNVLEFEKENLCYVVPQNELLPKKLFEVIRKLNQKDEQDNKNLTTISNKLQQKIAKNGAKTIIETILNT
- the hopI gene encoding Hop family outer membrane protein HopI — its product is MQNFVFNKKWLIYSSLLPLFFLNPLAAEDDGFFMGVSYQTSLAIQRVDNSGLNASQDASTYIRQNAIALESAAVPLAYYLEAMGQQTRVLMQMLCPDPSKRCLLYAGGYPKENNGDTGNNPPRGNVNATFDMQSLVNNLDKLTQLIGETLIRNPENLSNAKIVNIKFGNQSTVIALPEGLANVMNALNDDITNALTTLWYNQTLTDKSFSTPNGSPVSFSPEVLQHLLQDGLATASSNQTICSSQNQCTATNEANSIAQNAQNIFQALMQAGILGGLANEKQFGFTYNKAPNGNNSQQGYQSFSGPGYYTKNDTTQAPLKDLPAGATIGSGNGQYTYHPSSAVYYLADSIIANGITASMIFSGMQNFANKAAKLTGTSSYSQMQDAISYGESLLSNTAAYGDFITNWVAPYLDLNNKGLNFLPSYGEKANTNNANPQNLTPQQAQQEQKVIINQLEQATNAPTTAQIDKILASPYSPTAKTLMAYGLYRSKEVIHGVIDEMQTKVNQVYQMGFARNFLEHNSNSNNMNGFGVKMGYKQFFGKKRMFGLRYYGFYDFGYAQFGTGSSLVKATLSSYGAGTDFLLNIFTRKRGTEAIDIGFFAGIQLAGQTWNTNFLNQVDGNHLKPKDTSFQFLFDLGIRTNFSKIANQKRSRFSQGIEFGLKIPVLYHTYYQSEGVTAKYRRAFSFYVGYNIGF